One genomic window of Streptomyces sp. NBC_01276 includes the following:
- a CDS encoding DoxX family protein, with the protein MSTTATVVTLIAAFMAGFSGASVFFRAKFVVEPLAEYGVPRSIWNLLGAAKAAGAVGLLVGFAVPAIGIAAAIGLVLYFTGAVITVLRARAYAHAVFPMIYAAPAVAVLALVA; encoded by the coding sequence ATGTCCACCACCGCCACCGTCGTCACCCTGATCGCCGCCTTCATGGCCGGATTCTCCGGGGCCTCGGTCTTCTTCCGCGCCAAGTTCGTGGTCGAGCCCCTCGCCGAGTACGGCGTCCCGCGCAGCATCTGGAACCTGCTCGGCGCCGCCAAGGCCGCCGGGGCCGTCGGCCTCCTCGTCGGCTTCGCCGTCCCGGCCATCGGGATCGCCGCCGCCATCGGCCTCGTCCTCTACTTCACCGGCGCCGTCATCACCGTCCTGCGGGCCCGCGCCTACGCCCACGCCGTCTTCCCGATGATCTACGCGGCCCCCGCCGTCGCCGTCCTCGCCCTGGTCGCCTGA
- a CDS encoding sigma-70 family RNA polymerase sigma factor: MPPVAASLAERFEEHRSHLRAVSYRMLGSLSEADDAVQEAWLRLDRTGATEIENLGGWLTTVVSRLCLNLLRSREQRREDPMERAETRIPDPLIGSERRIDPEQEVLLADSVGLALMVVMESLSPAERLAFVLHDMFAVPFDEIAPLIEKTSAATRQLATRARRKVQGQAPAPDPDLARQREAVDAFFAAARDGRFEALVSVLDPDVVLRSDGGAGGALTVVLTGARTVAGQAVTYASLVPFVRPALINGAAGVVVVRKDRAVSVMAFTVVGGKIVAIDVLSDPERLDLLDLTALDPQG, encoded by the coding sequence ATGCCCCCGGTGGCGGCCTCGTTGGCCGAGCGTTTCGAGGAGCACCGCAGTCATCTGAGAGCGGTGTCCTACCGGATGCTCGGCTCGCTGAGCGAGGCCGACGACGCGGTCCAGGAGGCGTGGCTGCGGCTGGACCGTACCGGCGCGACCGAGATCGAGAACCTCGGCGGGTGGCTGACGACGGTGGTCTCGCGGCTGTGCCTGAACCTGCTGCGTTCGCGCGAGCAGCGTCGTGAGGACCCGATGGAGCGGGCGGAGACCCGGATCCCGGACCCGCTGATCGGTTCCGAGCGGCGGATCGACCCGGAGCAGGAGGTGCTGCTGGCCGATTCGGTCGGGCTGGCGCTGATGGTGGTGATGGAGTCGCTGTCGCCCGCCGAGCGGCTGGCGTTCGTCCTGCACGACATGTTCGCGGTCCCGTTCGACGAGATCGCCCCGCTGATCGAGAAGACCTCGGCGGCGACCCGGCAGCTGGCCACCCGTGCCCGGCGCAAGGTGCAGGGGCAGGCTCCGGCTCCCGATCCGGACCTCGCGCGCCAGCGGGAGGCGGTGGACGCGTTCTTCGCCGCAGCGCGGGACGGGCGGTTCGAGGCGCTGGTGTCCGTACTCGACCCGGACGTGGTGCTGCGTTCCGACGGTGGTGCGGGCGGTGCCCTCACCGTCGTGCTCACGGGTGCGCGGACGGTCGCGGGCCAGGCGGTCACGTACGCCTCGCTCGTCCCGTTCGTCCGCCCGGCGCTGATCAACGGCGCCGCGGGTGTCGTGGTGGTGCGCAAGGACCGGGCCGTGTCGGTGATGGCCTTCACCGTCGTCGGCGGGAAGATCGTCGCGATCGACGTGCTGTCCGACCCGGAGCGGCTGGACCTGCTGGACCTGACGGCCCTGGACCCGCAGGGCTGA
- a CDS encoding SDR family oxidoreductase, with amino-acid sequence MTETNAPHGPLLVTGGTGTLGSLVVPLLRAAGHPVRVLTRTAREAADGVAYTSGDLVADRGVDAAMEGVETVLHLAGGAKGDDIAARNLVRAAKAARVRHLVLISVIGADTVPLGWFRAKLEAERAVSGSGLPWTILRAAQFHELAFTVAGKLAGLPVVPVPGGLRWQPVDSRDVAERLVELALGKPAGLVPDLAGPAVLGLGDLTRDYLRAHGRRRPTLPVRMPGKVGRAYRAGVNLSLDGAVVGERTWEAFLAERVG; translated from the coding sequence ATGACCGAGACGAACGCACCCCACGGCCCGCTGCTGGTCACCGGCGGCACCGGCACCCTCGGCAGCCTCGTCGTCCCGCTGCTGCGCGCGGCCGGACACCCCGTGCGCGTGCTGACCCGTACCGCCCGCGAGGCCGCGGACGGGGTCGCGTACACGAGCGGGGACCTGGTCGCGGACCGGGGCGTCGACGCCGCCATGGAGGGCGTGGAGACCGTCCTGCACCTCGCGGGCGGGGCCAAGGGCGACGACATCGCCGCCCGCAACCTGGTGCGCGCCGCGAAGGCGGCCCGCGTGCGCCACCTCGTCCTGATCTCGGTGATCGGCGCGGACACCGTTCCCCTGGGCTGGTTCCGGGCCAAGCTGGAGGCCGAACGGGCCGTCTCCGGCTCCGGGTTGCCGTGGACGATCCTGCGCGCCGCCCAGTTCCACGAGCTGGCCTTCACCGTGGCCGGGAAGCTGGCCGGACTGCCCGTGGTCCCGGTGCCGGGCGGCCTGCGCTGGCAGCCCGTCGACTCCCGCGACGTCGCGGAGCGGCTCGTCGAGCTGGCCCTCGGCAAGCCCGCCGGGCTCGTCCCCGACCTGGCCGGACCCGCCGTCCTGGGCCTCGGCGACCTCACCCGCGACTACCTCCGGGCCCACGGCCGGCGCCGCCCGACGCTGCCGGTGCGGATGCCCGGCAAGGTCGGCCGCGCCTACCGCGCCGGGGTCAACCTCTCCCTCGACGGCGCCGTCGTGGGGGAACGGACCTGGGAGGCCTTCCTCGCGGAACGCGTGGGCTGA
- a CDS encoding putative protein N(5)-glutamine methyltransferase: MTIVERLRAAGCVFAEEEADLLVAAATDDGHLADLVARRAGGEPLEHVVGWAEFCGLRVEVGAGAFVPRRRSEFLAEEAVALAGPGAVVLDLCCGVGALGAAVASQVPGGVELHAADIDPAALAYARRNVAPYGGAVWEGDLYGALPAELRGRVDVLVVNAPYVPTEEIGLMPSEARDHEPLVSLDGGADGLDVHRRVAADAVRWLAPGGRLLIETSARQAPLTASALTSGGLAVRAVTSEERYATVVIGTAPAAG, encoded by the coding sequence TTGACGATCGTGGAACGGCTGCGCGCGGCGGGCTGCGTGTTCGCCGAGGAGGAGGCGGACCTGTTGGTCGCGGCCGCCACCGACGACGGCCACCTGGCGGACCTGGTGGCCCGCAGGGCGGGCGGTGAACCGCTGGAGCACGTCGTGGGCTGGGCGGAGTTCTGCGGGCTGCGGGTGGAGGTGGGCGCGGGGGCCTTCGTGCCGCGCCGGCGCAGCGAGTTCCTGGCCGAGGAGGCGGTGGCGCTGGCCGGGCCCGGCGCGGTCGTGCTGGACCTGTGCTGCGGGGTCGGCGCCCTCGGGGCGGCGGTGGCCTCGCAGGTGCCGGGCGGGGTCGAGCTGCACGCGGCCGACATCGACCCGGCCGCGCTGGCGTACGCCCGGCGCAACGTGGCCCCGTACGGCGGCGCGGTCTGGGAGGGCGACCTGTACGGGGCGCTCCCGGCGGAGCTGCGCGGGCGGGTGGACGTCCTCGTGGTCAACGCCCCGTACGTGCCGACGGAGGAGATCGGGCTGATGCCGTCCGAGGCCCGCGACCACGAGCCGCTGGTCTCCCTCGACGGGGGCGCGGACGGGCTCGACGTGCACCGGCGGGTGGCCGCGGACGCCGTGCGGTGGCTGGCCCCGGGCGGCCGGCTGCTGATCGAGACCAGCGCCCGGCAGGCGCCGCTGACGGCGTCCGCCCTGACGTCGGGCGGGCTGGCGGTGCGGGCGGTCACCTCGGAGGAGCGGTACGCGACCGTGGTCATCGGGACGGCCCCGGCCGCGGGCTGA
- a CDS encoding GNAT family N-acetyltransferase, giving the protein MSADVRPIAASELPDWLTTLNTGFLTPATPTESDVAQRAAHRDLARVQGGFDPVTGRCVATFRSFTQELTVPGGATVPCSAVSNVTVLATHRRQGLLTRMMAAELAASQARGDVLATLIAAEYPIYGRYGFGPAASLAEWEIDVPRTGLDRHRPLPADGSRIDLVDAAEARRVGPALHERLRATAHGTIGRDDRWWDLVTGLAQMSHRPYKQKMFAVYRTPDGEVAGLAAYRADDHWTDAKVPQQTLYVTDLIAVTPRAERALWHFLCSIDWVLKVRTGYRAPDSLVPDLLPDPRAARLVTAADFLWVRVLDVVRALSARTYAVPGTLVLEVADPDGPAGGRYRLDAGAGTCVRTEEPADLRLDVSALGALYLGDASAVRLAELGRVAGERPGAVELADAVFRTARRPWCPDIF; this is encoded by the coding sequence ATGAGTGCTGACGTCCGGCCGATCGCCGCATCCGAACTTCCCGACTGGCTGACCACCCTCAACACCGGATTCCTCACCCCGGCCACCCCGACGGAATCCGATGTGGCGCAGCGCGCCGCCCACCGTGACCTCGCCCGCGTGCAGGGCGGCTTCGACCCCGTCACCGGCCGCTGCGTGGCGACCTTCCGCTCCTTCACCCAGGAGCTGACCGTGCCCGGCGGGGCCACCGTCCCGTGCAGCGCGGTCTCCAACGTCACCGTGCTGGCCACCCACCGCCGCCAGGGCCTGCTGACCCGCATGATGGCCGCCGAACTCGCCGCCTCCCAGGCCCGCGGCGACGTCCTGGCCACCCTGATAGCCGCCGAGTACCCGATCTACGGGCGCTACGGCTTCGGGCCCGCCGCCTCCCTCGCCGAGTGGGAGATCGACGTCCCGCGCACCGGGCTGGACCGGCACCGGCCGCTCCCCGCCGACGGGAGCCGGATCGACCTCGTCGACGCCGCGGAGGCGCGCCGGGTGGGGCCCGCCCTGCACGAGCGGCTGCGCGCGACCGCGCACGGCACGATCGGGCGGGACGACCGCTGGTGGGACCTGGTGACCGGGCTCGCCCAGATGTCCCACCGCCCCTACAAGCAGAAGATGTTCGCGGTGTACCGGACGCCGGACGGCGAGGTGGCCGGACTGGCCGCCTACCGGGCCGACGACCACTGGACCGATGCGAAGGTCCCGCAGCAGACCCTGTACGTCACGGACCTGATCGCCGTGACCCCGCGGGCGGAGCGGGCCCTGTGGCACTTCCTGTGCTCCATCGACTGGGTGCTCAAGGTCCGCACCGGCTACCGCGCCCCCGACAGCCTCGTGCCGGACCTGCTGCCCGACCCGCGCGCGGCCCGGCTGGTGACCGCCGCCGACTTCCTGTGGGTGCGCGTGCTGGACGTCGTACGGGCCCTGTCCGCGCGGACGTACGCCGTGCCCGGGACCCTCGTCCTGGAGGTCGCGGACCCGGACGGCCCGGCGGGCGGGCGCTACCGGCTCGACGCGGGCGCCGGTACGTGTGTCCGTACGGAGGAGCCCGCGGACCTGCGGCTCGACGTGTCCGCGCTGGGCGCCCTGTACCTCGGCGACGCCTCGGCGGTCAGGCTGGCCGAGCTGGGCCGGGTGGCCGGGGAGCGGCCGGGCGCCGTGGAGCTCGCGGACGCCGTCTTCCGCACCGCGCGCAGGCCCTGGTGCCCGGACATCTTCTGA
- a CDS encoding AmfC protein translates to MNIPGTSVPVPAAPAVPVPQAAAPAARPPAQRTGDPGPTTPATALGLPELRALRRDAQRDEADLSYVRRLLQGRIDILRAELARRTDPEAPVVDRLSEILADAPSSRSASARHVTLGTPHNEEFRLLAAEMLSEVELSDLAARTDAELHDAMGRLVGYEQQVSRRRQQLQRTADDSSAEITRRYREGEAQVDDLLA, encoded by the coding sequence ATGAATATCCCTGGTACCTCCGTACCTGTACCCGCAGCACCCGCAGTACCCGTGCCACAGGCCGCCGCACCGGCGGCCCGGCCACCCGCGCAGCGGACCGGCGACCCGGGGCCGACCACCCCCGCCACCGCGCTCGGCCTGCCCGAACTGCGCGCCCTGCGCCGCGACGCCCAGCGCGACGAGGCGGACCTGAGCTACGTGCGCAGACTCCTGCAGGGCCGCATCGACATCCTGCGCGCCGAGCTCGCCCGCCGTACGGACCCCGAGGCGCCGGTGGTGGACCGGCTGTCGGAGATCCTGGCCGACGCCCCCTCCAGCCGCAGCGCCTCAGCCCGGCACGTCACGCTCGGCACCCCGCACAACGAGGAGTTCCGGCTGCTGGCGGCGGAGATGCTGTCCGAGGTCGAGCTGTCGGACCTGGCCGCGCGCACGGACGCCGAACTGCACGACGCGATGGGCCGGCTGGTCGGGTACGAACAGCAGGTCTCGCGGCGCCGGCAGCAGCTCCAGCGCACGGCGGACGACTCCAGCGCGGAGATCACCCGCCGCTACCGGGAGGGCGAGGCGCAGGTGGACGACCTGCTGGCGTAG
- the dtd gene encoding D-aminoacyl-tRNA deacylase, giving the protein MRAVVQRVDGASVVVAGETVGEIVGEGLCVLVGVTHDDTPEKAALLARKLWSVRILEAEKSCSDVGAPLLVISQFTLYGDARKGRRPTWNAAAPGPVAEPLVDEVVAQLRALGATVETGRFGADMRVSLTNHGPFTIVIDI; this is encoded by the coding sequence ATGCGAGCAGTGGTGCAGAGGGTGGACGGCGCGAGCGTCGTCGTGGCGGGCGAGACGGTCGGCGAGATCGTCGGCGAGGGCTTGTGCGTGCTGGTGGGGGTGACCCACGACGACACTCCGGAGAAGGCGGCGCTGCTGGCGCGCAAGCTCTGGTCGGTGCGGATCCTGGAGGCGGAGAAGTCCTGCAGCGACGTGGGCGCGCCGCTGCTGGTGATCTCCCAGTTCACGCTCTACGGGGACGCCCGCAAGGGCCGCCGCCCCACCTGGAACGCGGCCGCGCCCGGCCCGGTGGCGGAGCCGCTGGTCGACGAGGTGGTGGCGCAGCTGCGGGCGCTGGGCGCGACGGTGGAGACGGGCCGGTTCGGCGCGGACATGCGGGTCTCGCTGACCAACCACGGCCCGTTCACCATCGTCATCGACATCTAG
- a CDS encoding folate-binding protein YgfZ: MTSSPLLHLSGAVPAEGRDEGVAAHYGELYGEQRALADGRGFVDLSHRGVVTVTGPDRLAWLHLLLTQHVSDLPAGQATEALILSANGHIEHALYLVDDGETVWAHVEPGTQEALIAYLESMKFFYRVEVADRTDAFAVVHLPAGSIAEIAAEHPVRETAHGRDVFLPRDGLEAFAAAHGPAAGLLAYEALRVEAHRPRLGLETDHRTIPHELGWLGTAVHLQKGCYRGQETVARVHNLGKPPRRLVFLHLDGSEVLLPPHGAPVRLAADGEEGRQLGFVTTAVRHHELGPIALALVKRNVPVDAPLLAGNTAAAQEVVVAP, translated from the coding sequence ATGACCAGCAGCCCCTTGCTCCACCTCAGCGGCGCCGTACCGGCCGAAGGCCGTGACGAGGGCGTCGCCGCCCACTACGGAGAGCTCTACGGCGAACAGCGCGCCCTCGCCGACGGCCGCGGCTTCGTCGACCTCTCCCACCGCGGGGTCGTCACCGTCACCGGACCGGACCGCCTCGCCTGGCTGCACCTGCTGCTCACCCAGCACGTCAGCGACCTCCCGGCCGGCCAGGCCACCGAGGCGCTGATCCTCTCCGCCAACGGGCACATCGAGCACGCCCTCTACCTCGTCGACGACGGCGAGACCGTGTGGGCCCACGTCGAGCCCGGCACCCAGGAGGCGCTCATCGCCTACCTGGAGTCGATGAAGTTCTTCTACCGCGTCGAGGTCGCCGATCGCACCGACGCCTTCGCCGTCGTCCACCTCCCGGCCGGCTCCATCGCCGAGATCGCCGCGGAACACCCCGTGCGCGAGACCGCCCACGGCCGTGACGTGTTCCTCCCGCGCGACGGACTGGAGGCCTTCGCCGCCGCGCACGGCCCCGCCGCCGGACTCCTCGCCTACGAGGCCCTGCGCGTCGAGGCCCACCGGCCCCGGCTCGGCCTGGAGACCGACCACCGCACCATCCCGCACGAGCTGGGCTGGCTCGGCACCGCCGTCCACCTCCAGAAGGGCTGCTACCGCGGCCAGGAGACGGTGGCCCGCGTCCACAACCTGGGGAAGCCCCCGCGCCGCCTGGTCTTCCTGCACCTGGACGGCTCCGAGGTGCTGCTCCCGCCGCACGGCGCGCCCGTACGGCTCGCGGCCGACGGCGAGGAGGGCCGTCAGCTCGGCTTCGTCACCACCGCCGTGCGCCACCACGAGCTCGGGCCCATCGCCCTCGCGCTGGTCAAGCGGAACGTTCCGGTCGACGCCCCGCTGCTGGCCGGGAACACGGCCGCCGCGCAGGAGGTCGTCGTAGCGCCGTAG
- a CDS encoding Fur family transcriptional regulator, whose translation MATTDWKTDLRQRGYRLTPQRQLVLEAVDALEHATPDEILVEVRKTASGVNISTVYRTLELLEELKLVSHAHLGHGAPTYHLADRHHHIHLVCRDCTEVIEADLDVAAEFTAKLRTTFGFETDMKHFAIFGRCAKCAAERPQ comes from the coding sequence GTGGCGACCACCGACTGGAAGACCGACCTGCGGCAGCGCGGCTACCGGCTGACACCGCAGCGCCAGCTCGTGCTCGAAGCCGTCGACGCCCTCGAACACGCCACCCCCGACGAGATCCTCGTCGAGGTGCGCAAGACCGCCTCCGGGGTCAACATCTCCACCGTCTACCGGACCCTGGAGCTGCTCGAAGAGCTGAAACTGGTCTCGCACGCCCACCTCGGGCACGGTGCCCCCACGTACCACCTCGCCGACCGGCACCACCACATCCACCTGGTGTGCCGCGACTGCACCGAGGTGATCGAGGCCGACCTCGACGTCGCCGCCGAGTTCACCGCGAAGCTGCGCACCACCTTCGGCTTCGAGACCGACATGAAGCACTTCGCGATCTTCGGCCGGTGCGCGAAGTGCGCCGCCGAGCGCCCTCAGTGA
- a CDS encoding FABP family protein gives MIQIPSDLNPGLVPLAFLLGNWEGAGVFDFPGEEKCNFGQEVVFSHDGRDFLEYTSHTWVLDAEGNKVRPLESESGYWRIDADRKVEIVMVRDQGVVEVWYGELADQKPQIDVVTDAVARTAASGPYSGGKRLYGYVKSDLMWVGEKATPEVELRPYMSAQLKKVVTPEEIADMARNLPELPEDGIAFFR, from the coding sequence ATGATCCAGATCCCGTCCGACCTGAACCCGGGCCTCGTCCCCCTCGCCTTCCTCCTCGGCAACTGGGAAGGCGCCGGCGTCTTCGACTTCCCCGGTGAAGAGAAGTGCAACTTCGGCCAGGAAGTCGTCTTCAGCCACGACGGCCGGGACTTCCTGGAGTACACCTCCCACACCTGGGTCCTCGACGCCGAGGGCAACAAGGTGCGCCCGCTGGAGTCCGAGTCGGGCTACTGGCGCATCGACGCCGACCGCAAGGTCGAGATCGTCATGGTCCGCGACCAGGGCGTCGTCGAGGTCTGGTACGGCGAGCTCGCCGACCAGAAGCCCCAGATCGACGTGGTCACCGACGCGGTGGCCCGTACGGCCGCCTCCGGCCCGTACAGCGGCGGAAAGCGCCTCTACGGGTACGTGAAGAGCGACCTGATGTGGGTCGGGGAGAAGGCCACCCCCGAGGTCGAGCTGCGCCCCTACATGTCGGCCCAGCTCAAGAAGGTCGTCACCCCGGAGGAGATCGCCGACATGGCGCGCAACCTCCCGGAGCTCCCCGAGGACGGCATCGCCTTCTTCCGCTGA
- a CDS encoding DUF3099 domain-containing protein, translating to MYARRRRAYFLLMGGCLFLFVSAWSFVRLFSVEAAVAMCVVAMVIPPVAAMVANRRGPDDRWWDDPSGDPKSDEWWDELDGKRRRED from the coding sequence ATGTACGCCCGGCGCCGGCGCGCCTACTTCCTGCTGATGGGCGGATGCCTGTTCCTCTTCGTCTCCGCCTGGTCCTTCGTGCGCCTGTTCTCCGTGGAGGCGGCGGTGGCGATGTGCGTGGTCGCCATGGTCATCCCGCCGGTCGCCGCGATGGTCGCGAACCGCCGGGGCCCCGACGACCGCTGGTGGGACGACCCGTCCGGCGATCCGAAATCGGACGAGTGGTGGGACGAACTGGACGGAAAACGGCGCCGCGAGGACTGA
- a CDS encoding DUF1416 domain-containing protein codes for MCGAQIGGPDLATLKPGETAIQGQVTKDGEPVSGYVRLLDSTGEFTAEVPTSATGQFRFYAATGSWTLRALVPGAQADRAVVVAEAGGVTDVAIAV; via the coding sequence ATGTGTGGAGCACAGATCGGCGGGCCCGACCTCGCGACGCTGAAGCCCGGTGAGACCGCGATCCAGGGCCAGGTGACCAAGGACGGCGAGCCCGTCAGCGGATACGTCCGCCTGCTGGACTCGACCGGTGAGTTCACCGCCGAGGTCCCGACCTCCGCGACCGGCCAGTTCCGCTTCTACGCGGCGACCGGCTCCTGGACGCTGCGCGCGCTCGTCCCGGGTGCCCAGGCCGACCGTGCCGTCGTGGTCGCCGAGGCCGGCGGCGTGACGGACGTCGCGATCGCGGTCTGA
- a CDS encoding sulfurtransferase has translation MSRSDVLVDADWVEAHLNDANVVIVEVDEDTSAYDKNHITNAVRIDWKSDLQDPVRRDFVDQEGFEKLLSAKGISNDDTVVLYGGNNNWFASYAYWYFKLYGHQDVRLLDGGRKKWELDSRDLVDGKDVPNRPATAYKAKPQDSSIRAFRDDVVAAINVQNLVDVRSPDEFSGKLLAPAHLPQEQSQRPGHVPSARNIPWSKNANDDGTFKSDDELTALYQAEGVDLDTKDTIAYCRIGERSALTWFVLHELLGQENVKNYDGSWTEYGSLVGVPIELGPNK, from the coding sequence ATGAGCCGCAGCGACGTCCTCGTCGACGCCGACTGGGTCGAGGCCCACCTGAACGACGCCAACGTCGTCATCGTCGAGGTGGACGAGGACACGTCCGCGTACGACAAGAACCACATCACCAACGCCGTCCGGATCGACTGGAAGAGCGACCTCCAGGACCCGGTCCGCCGCGACTTCGTGGACCAGGAGGGCTTCGAGAAGCTCCTCTCCGCCAAGGGCATCTCCAACGACGACACCGTCGTCCTCTACGGCGGCAACAACAACTGGTTCGCGTCCTACGCCTACTGGTACTTCAAGCTCTACGGCCACCAGGACGTCCGCCTCCTCGACGGCGGCCGCAAGAAGTGGGAGCTCGACTCCCGCGACCTGGTCGACGGCAAGGACGTCCCGAACCGCCCGGCCACCGCGTACAAGGCCAAGCCGCAGGACAGCTCGATCCGCGCCTTCCGCGACGACGTCGTGGCCGCGATCAACGTCCAGAACCTGGTCGACGTCCGCTCGCCCGACGAGTTCTCCGGCAAGCTGCTCGCCCCGGCGCACCTTCCCCAGGAGCAGTCGCAGCGCCCCGGCCACGTGCCGAGCGCCCGCAACATCCCGTGGTCGAAGAACGCCAACGACGACGGCACCTTCAAGTCCGACGACGAGCTGACCGCCCTGTACCAGGCGGAGGGCGTCGACCTCGACACGAAGGACACCATCGCCTACTGCCGCATCGGTGAGCGCTCCGCGCTCACGTGGTTCGTGCTGCACGAGCTCCTGGGCCAGGAGAACGTCAAGAACTACGACGGCTCCTGGACCGAGTACGGCTCGCTCGTCGGCGTGCCGATCGAGCTCGGCCCCAACAAGTAA
- a CDS encoding Ms5788A family Cys-rich leader peptide, whose product MAMKHQQADLTKRRAVDLCRVAAMLCRSI is encoded by the coding sequence ATGGCTATGAAGCATCAGCAGGCGGACCTCACGAAGCGGCGGGCAGTAGACCTGTGTCGCGTCGCCGCCATGCTCTGTCGCTCCATTTGA
- a CDS encoding DUF2993 domain-containing protein gives MRFLRFVLIVGVVLGALFVGADRWAVGYAENRLADRLQARQGLAGSVEVNIHGFPFLTQALSHDLERVDLKLKGVDAAADGRKTRLTELDASFREVKLNAGYSGGTAKRAEGTALISYADLTEASQSGVNLTYGGAPGKVKVTATVEVLGKRLTRDVVSTVTLVDANDGKNGKVVRVRAESVPGEGIPGIESLVRKRTDFDRRIDGGLPSGLGLTGLTSDAEGVHVTLSGTDVVLAG, from the coding sequence TTGCGTTTCCTGCGCTTCGTACTGATCGTCGGAGTGGTTCTGGGGGCCCTGTTCGTGGGCGCGGACCGCTGGGCGGTCGGCTATGCCGAGAACCGGCTCGCCGACCGCCTCCAGGCCCGTCAGGGGCTCGCGGGGAGCGTGGAGGTGAACATCCACGGCTTCCCGTTCCTGACCCAGGCGCTCAGCCACGACCTGGAGCGGGTGGACCTGAAGCTGAAGGGCGTCGACGCCGCCGCCGACGGCCGCAAGACGCGTCTGACGGAGCTCGACGCCAGCTTCCGCGAGGTGAAGCTGAACGCCGGCTACAGCGGCGGCACCGCCAAGCGGGCGGAGGGCACCGCGCTGATCTCCTACGCGGACCTCACCGAGGCCTCCCAGAGCGGGGTGAACCTCACCTACGGCGGCGCGCCGGGCAAGGTGAAGGTGACCGCGACGGTGGAGGTCCTCGGCAAGCGCCTGACCCGTGACGTGGTGTCGACCGTCACGCTGGTGGACGCGAACGACGGGAAGAACGGGAAGGTCGTCAGGGTCCGCGCGGAGTCCGTGCCGGGCGAGGGGATACCGGGCATCGAGAGCCTGGTCCGCAAGCGGACCGACTTCGACCGCCGCATCGACGGGGGTCTGCCGTCCGGGCTCGGCCTCACCGGGCTGACCTCCGACGCGGAGGGCGTACACGTCACGCTGAGCGGCACGGACGTGGTGCTGGCCGGATAG
- a CDS encoding MoaD/ThiS family protein: protein MATGTIRYWAAAKAAAKTAEEPYSARTLAEALDAVRERHPGELTRVLLRCSFLVNDEPVGKRPHDAVLLTEGGTVEVLPPFAGG from the coding sequence GTGGCAACCGGAACCATCCGCTACTGGGCGGCGGCGAAGGCCGCGGCCAAGACGGCGGAGGAGCCGTACTCGGCGCGCACCCTGGCCGAGGCGCTCGACGCAGTGCGGGAACGCCATCCGGGGGAGCTGACCCGGGTGCTCCTGCGCTGCTCCTTCCTCGTGAACGACGAGCCGGTGGGCAAGCGCCCGCACGATGCCGTCCTGCTGACCGAGGGGGGCACCGTCGAGGTGCTCCCGCCGTTCGCGGGCGGGTGA
- a CDS encoding response regulator transcription factor — protein MSSLLLLTNALQPSTEVLPALGLLLHNVRVAPAEGPALVDTPGADVILVDGRRDLPQVRSLCQLLRSTGPGCPLILVVTEGGLAAVTADWGIDDVLLDTAGPAEVEARLRLATGRQQLGSDDSPMEIRNGDLSVDEATYSAKLKGRVLDLTFKEFELLKYLAQHPGRVFTRAQLLQEVWGYDYFGGTRTVDVHVRRLRAKLGPEHESLIGTVRNVGYRFVTPEKVERAAAAEAERAAAKQAAASAPPQGADLAATDPRTEESPVTIHSAGRPAQR, from the coding sequence ATGAGTTCTCTCCTGCTGCTGACCAATGCCCTCCAGCCGTCGACCGAGGTGCTGCCCGCCCTCGGCCTGCTGCTGCACAACGTCCGGGTCGCCCCGGCCGAGGGTCCGGCCCTGGTGGACACCCCCGGCGCCGACGTGATCCTCGTGGACGGCCGCCGCGACCTGCCGCAGGTGCGGTCGCTGTGCCAGCTGCTGAGGTCCACCGGACCGGGCTGCCCCCTGATCCTCGTCGTGACCGAGGGCGGCCTCGCGGCCGTCACCGCCGACTGGGGCATCGACGACGTCCTGCTCGACACCGCCGGACCGGCCGAGGTGGAGGCGCGGCTGCGGCTGGCCACCGGCCGCCAGCAGCTGGGCTCCGACGACTCCCCGATGGAGATCCGCAACGGAGACCTGTCGGTCGACGAGGCGACGTACAGCGCGAAGCTGAAGGGCCGGGTCCTGGACCTGACCTTCAAGGAGTTCGAGCTGCTGAAGTACCTCGCCCAGCACCCGGGCCGGGTCTTCACCCGGGCCCAGCTCCTCCAGGAGGTGTGGGGCTACGACTACTTCGGCGGGACCCGGACGGTCGACGTGCACGTACGACGGCTGCGCGCGAAGCTCGGCCCCGAGCACGAGTCGCTGATCGGCACCGTCCGCAACGTCGGCTACCGCTTCGTCACGCCGGAGAAGGTGGAACGGGCGGCGGCGGCGGAGGCGGAACGGGCCGCGGCGAAGCAGGCGGCGGCCTCGGCCCCGCCGCAGGGCGCCGACCTGGCCGCCACGGACCCCCGGACGGAGGAATCCCCTGTGACCATCCACTCGGCAGGACGCCCTGCCCAGAGGTAG